The Frondihabitans australicus genome includes a region encoding these proteins:
- a CDS encoding glycosyl hydrolase family 8, which yields MTGGIAAVAVGLPGSDSSAPAPSASATSTPTSNDRATSTRSAKQIGQAFLADYLDSSGRIVRRDQGGDTVSEGQGYGMLVAVGVGDRSAFRSIWTWTKSNLERKDGLMAWQWKNGKVVDEQPASDADLDIARALVLAGTTFHDASYTKAGKALAGHIADDLTVGTPDGRVLLPGLWAKQAGGTAGPWSYDPSYAAPATFSLLAKATGDDRWSQLVTGSRKVTGRILQSTALPADWEQIRADGSVVPLPNATGSGGTVMYGYDAGRVALRYAASCSADDTALAAKLAAPLAGKSPLPMELDLGGTPLNQDQSPLGYDARAAARASAGDASGARSDLRAADRLAQRTPTYYGSAWDALAALQLETTTLGGCSPLAGE from the coding sequence GTGACGGGAGGCATCGCCGCCGTCGCCGTGGGGCTGCCGGGGTCGGACTCGTCCGCCCCGGCCCCCTCGGCATCGGCGACCTCGACTCCCACGTCGAACGACCGCGCGACGTCGACACGGTCGGCCAAGCAGATCGGCCAGGCCTTCCTCGCCGACTACCTCGACTCGTCGGGGCGGATCGTGCGCCGCGACCAGGGCGGCGACACCGTCAGCGAGGGGCAGGGCTACGGCATGCTCGTCGCGGTCGGCGTCGGCGACCGGTCGGCGTTCCGATCGATCTGGACGTGGACGAAGTCGAACCTCGAACGGAAGGACGGCCTCATGGCCTGGCAGTGGAAGAACGGGAAGGTCGTCGACGAGCAGCCCGCGAGCGACGCCGACCTCGACATCGCCCGCGCCCTCGTCCTCGCCGGGACGACCTTCCACGACGCCTCCTACACGAAGGCCGGCAAGGCGCTCGCCGGCCACATCGCCGACGACCTCACCGTCGGGACACCCGACGGCCGCGTGCTGCTGCCCGGCCTTTGGGCGAAGCAGGCCGGCGGAACGGCCGGGCCGTGGTCGTACGACCCGTCGTACGCGGCGCCGGCGACGTTCTCGCTGCTGGCGAAGGCCACGGGCGACGACCGGTGGTCCCAGCTGGTGACGGGGTCGCGGAAGGTGACCGGCCGGATCCTGCAGTCCACCGCGCTGCCCGCCGACTGGGAACAGATCAGGGCCGACGGCTCGGTCGTGCCGCTGCCCAACGCCACGGGCAGCGGAGGGACGGTCATGTACGGCTACGACGCGGGGCGCGTGGCCCTGCGATACGCCGCGTCGTGCTCGGCCGACGACACGGCGCTCGCCGCGAAGCTGGCGGCGCCCCTCGCGGGCAAGAGCCCGCTGCCGATGGAACTCGACCTCGGCGGCACGCCCCTGAACCAGGATCAGAGCCCCCTCGGCTACGACGCACGAGCGGCGGCACGAGCCTCGGCCGGCGACGCCTCGGGAGCCCGGAGCGATCTGCGCGCCGCCGACCGGCTGGCCCAGCGGACCCCGACCTACTACGGCTCGGCCTGGGACGCCCTCGCGGCACTCCAGCTCGAGACCACGACCCTCGGCGGATGCTCGCCGCTTGCGGGGGAGTGA
- a CDS encoding sortase domain-containing protein produces the protein MQRSRLRSALVVVALGAAAVLGLAGCAGAGASSAGPTPTPSPTATHDTDAAGRIQDPSSTSLSQAPAAGVVPTRVSIPAIGVNAGLQDLAIAADGSLNPPVGVVDAGWYAKGVVPGAVGPAVIAGHIDSTTQPGVFLHLAKLVPGDTVTVTMSSGSVETWKVSGSRAALKTAFPTSDVYGTSPTPQLRLITCGGTFNAAIGHYNENTIVFADLVSSTAPTK, from the coding sequence GTGCAGCGCTCTCGCCTCCGTTCCGCCCTCGTCGTCGTGGCGCTCGGCGCCGCCGCCGTGCTCGGCCTCGCCGGGTGCGCAGGAGCCGGGGCGTCGTCCGCCGGCCCCACACCGACCCCCTCGCCCACGGCCACGCACGACACCGACGCCGCCGGGCGAATCCAGGATCCGTCGTCGACCTCGCTCTCACAGGCCCCCGCCGCCGGCGTGGTGCCGACGCGCGTCTCGATCCCCGCGATCGGCGTGAACGCGGGCCTGCAGGATCTCGCGATCGCCGCCGACGGGTCGCTCAACCCGCCCGTCGGCGTCGTCGACGCCGGCTGGTACGCCAAGGGCGTCGTGCCCGGCGCGGTCGGCCCGGCCGTGATCGCCGGGCACATCGACTCGACGACGCAGCCCGGCGTCTTCCTGCACCTGGCGAAGCTGGTGCCGGGCGACACCGTGACCGTGACGATGTCGTCGGGGTCGGTCGAGACCTGGAAGGTGTCGGGGTCGCGCGCGGCCCTCAAGACTGCCTTCCCGACCAGCGACGTCTACGGCACCAGCCCGACCCCGCAGCTCCGGCTCATCACCTGCGGCGGCACGTTCAACGCCGCGATCGGTCACTACAACGAGAACACGATCGTGTTCGCCGACCTGGTCTCGTCGACCGCCCCGACGAAGTAG
- a CDS encoding glucose 1-dehydrogenase yields the protein MDQYTMQDPTAMYADRKPDEQYLEGAGTDAEMAENVPADHGEETYRGSGRLEGRKALITGGDSGIGAAVAIAYAREGADVAIVHLPEEQEDADRILALVREAGRTAVDIAGDLKDAAFAREAVQRAVDGLGGLDIVVNNAGKQQNVESIVDISDDEFDQTFKTNAYATFWITKAAVPHLPPGSAIINTTSIQAYAPSPHLVHYAATKATVNNLAKGLAAQLAPKGIRVNAVAPGPIWTPLQPAGGQPPEALPTAGDQTYLGRWGQPAELAPAFVFLASNESSYVVGETLHVDGGMPTP from the coding sequence ATGGACCAGTACACGATGCAGGACCCGACCGCGATGTACGCCGACCGGAAGCCCGACGAGCAGTACCTCGAAGGCGCCGGCACGGACGCCGAGATGGCCGAGAACGTGCCCGCCGACCACGGCGAGGAGACCTATCGCGGCTCCGGCAGGCTCGAGGGCCGCAAGGCGCTGATCACCGGCGGCGACTCCGGCATCGGAGCCGCGGTCGCCATCGCGTACGCGCGCGAGGGCGCCGACGTCGCGATCGTCCACCTCCCCGAAGAGCAGGAGGACGCCGACAGGATCCTGGCGCTCGTCCGCGAGGCGGGCCGCACGGCCGTCGACATCGCCGGAGACCTCAAGGACGCCGCCTTCGCGCGGGAGGCCGTGCAGAGGGCCGTCGACGGACTGGGCGGCCTCGACATCGTCGTGAACAACGCGGGCAAGCAGCAGAACGTCGAGAGCATCGTCGACATCAGCGACGACGAGTTCGATCAGACGTTCAAGACGAACGCCTACGCGACATTCTGGATCACCAAGGCGGCCGTGCCTCACCTTCCGCCGGGCTCCGCGATCATCAACACGACGTCGATCCAGGCGTACGCGCCGTCGCCGCACCTGGTGCACTACGCGGCGACGAAGGCGACCGTGAACAACCTCGCCAAGGGGCTCGCGGCGCAGCTCGCGCCGAAGGGCATTCGGGTCAACGCCGTCGCACCCGGCCCGATCTGGACCCCGCTGCAGCCCGCGGGCGGCCAGCCGCCGGAGGCGCTGCCCACCGCCGGCGACCAGACCTACCTGGGCCGCTGGGGGCAGCCCGCCGAGCTCGCGCCGGCGTTCGTGTTTCTCGCGAGCAACGAGTCGTCGTACGTGGTCGGCGAGACCCTGCACGTCGACGGCGGCATGCCGACGCCCTGA
- a CDS encoding SDR family NAD(P)-dependent oxidoreductase, translated as MTPTDPAAPGTAGTAGGSAWVITGPTSGIGHRTALELAKHGTVVLVGRSPAKLAAVEAEIREAGGSAVSVTGDLADIPSARRAAREVAALGLPIGGVLNNAGIMSMKPFSSPQGFDGTYATDHLGPFAFTEALLPQLADGTHVVFIVSAVEDPERVPAVRAGFRGSRFISVEASSRGEWLTDGGSRLPGADAYATSKQGNLATALAFAREYPRLRFSAIEPGVNPGSNLSRDASPALLRLSKMLAPALTLLPHFTTPKRAGRVIAGILTGAGATGTYYDENARPMRGSHQVMDPAFQDDYVRQTRELLATVPDAA; from the coding sequence ATGACCCCCACCGATCCAGCCGCTCCCGGCACCGCGGGTACCGCAGGCGGCTCCGCCTGGGTGATCACCGGCCCCACGTCGGGCATCGGACACCGCACCGCCCTCGAGCTCGCGAAGCACGGCACCGTCGTGCTCGTCGGGCGGAGCCCCGCCAAGCTCGCCGCCGTCGAGGCGGAGATCCGCGAGGCCGGCGGCAGCGCCGTGAGCGTCACCGGCGACCTCGCCGACATCCCCTCCGCGCGTCGCGCTGCCCGTGAGGTCGCGGCCCTCGGACTGCCGATCGGCGGCGTCCTCAACAACGCCGGCATCATGTCGATGAAGCCGTTCTCGAGCCCGCAGGGATTCGACGGCACCTACGCCACCGACCACCTCGGGCCGTTCGCGTTCACCGAGGCTCTCCTCCCCCAGCTCGCCGACGGCACGCACGTCGTGTTCATCGTCTCCGCCGTCGAAGACCCCGAGCGCGTGCCCGCCGTCCGCGCCGGCTTCCGCGGCTCCCGCTTCATCTCGGTCGAGGCGTCGTCGCGCGGCGAGTGGCTCACCGACGGCGGCTCGCGGCTGCCGGGCGCCGACGCCTACGCCACGTCGAAGCAGGGCAATCTCGCGACGGCGCTCGCCTTCGCCCGCGAGTACCCGCGGCTGCGCTTCTCGGCGATCGAGCCGGGCGTCAACCCGGGGTCGAACCTCTCGCGTGACGCGTCGCCCGCGCTCCTGCGTCTGTCGAAGATGCTGGCCCCGGCGCTCACGCTGCTGCCCCACTTCACCACCCCGAAGCGCGCCGGCCGGGTCATCGCGGGCATTCTCACGGGCGCAGGAGCCACGGGCACCTACTACGACGAGAACGCCCGGCCCATGCGCGGCTCCCACCAGGTGATGGACCCTGCGTTCCAGGACGACTACGTGCGGCAGACCCGCGAACTGCTCGCGACCGTCCCCGACGCCGCCTGA
- a CDS encoding helix-turn-helix transcriptional regulator — translation MEASEFGRMVRRRREATAPADVGLPVGSRRRAPGLRREELAGLAGISPDYLTRLEQGRATSPSAQVVEALARALRLSDSDRDLLYRLAGHAAPGLDLMPTRIPASISRMLDRFATTPVGVFDATNTLLVANRPYDALMGDTTAWKGLERTSLWRHLVGPGSRVVHTPAEFDELIRLQVADLRLTAARYPRDASLASLVARLTDASPLFASLWRTGSTELPRELGRRKVVDHPAVGRIELDCDTLIVAQDDLRILIYTAEPGTEDAARLDLAIVVGTQALVD, via the coding sequence ATGGAAGCGAGCGAGTTCGGTCGGATGGTGCGGCGCCGCCGTGAGGCGACGGCCCCCGCCGACGTGGGCCTGCCCGTAGGTTCGCGGCGCCGGGCTCCCGGGCTCCGCCGCGAGGAGCTTGCCGGTCTCGCGGGCATCTCGCCCGACTACCTCACCCGGCTCGAGCAGGGCCGCGCCACATCGCCGTCGGCGCAGGTGGTCGAGGCGCTGGCGCGGGCACTGCGGCTGTCGGACTCCGACCGCGACCTGCTCTATCGGCTCGCCGGGCACGCCGCTCCGGGCCTCGACCTCATGCCGACCCGCATCCCGGCCAGCATCTCGAGGATGCTCGACCGCTTCGCCACGACTCCCGTGGGAGTCTTCGACGCCACCAACACTCTCCTCGTGGCCAACCGCCCGTATGACGCGCTGATGGGCGACACGACCGCGTGGAAGGGCCTCGAGCGCACGTCGCTCTGGCGCCACCTCGTCGGCCCCGGCTCCCGCGTCGTCCACACTCCGGCCGAGTTCGACGAGCTGATCCGCCTGCAGGTCGCGGACCTCCGCCTCACCGCGGCTCGGTATCCGCGCGACGCGTCGCTCGCGTCGCTCGTTGCGCGGCTCACGGACGCGAGCCCGCTGTTCGCGTCGCTCTGGCGGACCGGGTCGACCGAGCTGCCGCGCGAGCTGGGCCGCCGAAAGGTCGTCGATCATCCGGCCGTAGGGCGGATCGAGCTCGACTGCGACACGCTGATCGTGGCCCAGGACGACCTGCGGATCCTGATCTACACCGCCGAGCCCGGCACGGAGGACGCCGCGCGGCTCGACCTCGCGATCGTCGTCGGCACGCAGGCCCTGGTCGACTAG
- a CDS encoding mandelate racemase/muconate lactonizing enzyme family protein translates to MPANTGVPAGSVAPADSRASSDSRIAALTTRAIRVPLRRPWADDVPAVTVIETRVDDTDGATGWGLSWTPSIGAASVRAMLDHDIASWAVGRTADARTLWPDLWAHLHEAGSGGVTTIATAGLDTALWDLAARRAGLPIADLLGRRRDDVAAYGSGVNLHYPLDDLLAQVQRWIDAGFDAVKIKVGSPDLARDVSRVREVRALLGDDRRLMLDANQRWSRDDARAAMRVLGDVDPAWIEEPLRADDLEGYQELAKAIPTPVACGENLHTRYRFREFARSGAAAVLQPNVVRVGGITPLLDIAAEIADAGATIALHLLPELSGPLALALDAESPAEVVEGAMFGECGVLSDPAPVEVSGGRLRDTREVGLGLRFGSSPEARA, encoded by the coding sequence ATGCCCGCGAACACGGGGGTGCCCGCCGGCTCGGTCGCACCCGCCGACTCGCGCGCATCCTCCGACTCGCGCATCGCAGCGCTCACCACCCGCGCGATCCGCGTGCCCCTCCGCCGCCCATGGGCCGACGACGTCCCCGCCGTGACCGTCATCGAGACACGCGTCGACGACACCGACGGCGCGACCGGCTGGGGTCTGTCGTGGACGCCCTCGATCGGCGCCGCGAGTGTGCGGGCGATGCTCGATCACGACATCGCGTCGTGGGCCGTCGGTCGGACCGCCGACGCCCGGACGCTCTGGCCCGACCTCTGGGCGCACCTGCACGAGGCCGGATCCGGCGGCGTCACCACGATCGCGACGGCCGGCCTCGACACCGCGCTGTGGGATCTCGCCGCGCGTCGCGCGGGGCTTCCCATCGCCGACCTCCTCGGCCGCCGACGCGACGACGTCGCGGCCTACGGCAGCGGCGTCAACCTGCACTACCCGCTCGACGACCTGCTGGCGCAGGTGCAGCGGTGGATCGACGCGGGCTTCGACGCCGTGAAGATCAAGGTCGGCTCCCCCGACCTCGCCCGCGACGTGTCGCGCGTCAGGGAGGTCCGCGCGCTCCTCGGCGACGACCGGAGGCTGATGCTCGACGCCAACCAGCGCTGGAGCCGCGACGACGCCCGTGCGGCGATGCGCGTGCTCGGCGACGTCGACCCCGCCTGGATCGAGGAACCCCTGCGCGCCGACGACCTCGAGGGCTACCAGGAGCTCGCGAAGGCCATCCCCACCCCCGTCGCCTGCGGCGAGAACCTCCACACGCGGTACCGCTTCCGCGAGTTCGCCCGATCGGGCGCCGCCGCCGTGCTGCAGCCGAACGTGGTGCGCGTCGGCGGCATCACCCCGCTCCTCGACATCGCGGCCGAGATCGCCGACGCCGGCGCGACGATCGCCCTGCATCTGCTGCCCGAGCTCTCGGGGCCCCTCGCCCTCGCGCTCGACGCCGAGTCGCCCGCCGAGGTGGTCGAGGGCGCGATGTTCGGGGAGTGCGGGGTGCTGTCGGATCCTGCGCCCGTCGAGGTCTCGGGCGGGCGACTGCGCGACACCCGCGAGGTCGGGCTCGGGCTGCGTTTCGGGTCGTCGCCCGAGGCCCGGGCCTAG
- a CDS encoding 5-dehydro-4-deoxyglucarate dehydratase, with protein MPAPLTFDGVLFFPVTPFGDGGDVDEGVLRDHVAARLDDGAGAVFAGCGTGEFHALSIAERAVVARVAAQAVAGRPADDRVPVVAGVGGALGDAIESARRMRDTGADALLLLPPYLVSGPQHGLARWVETIVEAADLPVVLYHRANALYRAATVERLVADPRVIGVKDGHGDIAMMQELVAAATAIRPDLLFFNGLLTAEVSQAAYRGIGVPLYSSAAFAMAPGIATAFYEAYRAGDEPTRLRILREFYLPLVRLRDETPGFAVSLVKAGLRLQGVPVGSVRPPLADPTDEQLARLGTILEAGERLAQELADTRSATAAAPRA; from the coding sequence ATGCCCGCTCCCCTCACGTTCGACGGAGTCCTGTTCTTCCCGGTCACACCGTTCGGCGACGGCGGCGACGTCGACGAGGGGGTGCTTCGCGACCACGTGGCGGCACGGCTCGACGACGGCGCGGGTGCAGTGTTCGCCGGATGCGGCACCGGCGAGTTCCACGCGCTCTCGATCGCCGAGCGCGCGGTCGTCGCGCGCGTTGCCGCCCAAGCCGTCGCAGGGCGACCGGCCGACGATCGCGTGCCCGTGGTCGCCGGGGTGGGCGGCGCCCTCGGAGACGCGATCGAGAGCGCGCGGAGGATGCGCGACACCGGGGCGGACGCCCTGCTCCTGCTGCCCCCGTATCTCGTCTCGGGCCCGCAGCACGGCCTGGCGCGCTGGGTCGAGACGATCGTCGAGGCAGCCGACCTGCCGGTCGTGCTCTACCACCGGGCCAACGCCCTCTATCGGGCCGCCACCGTCGAGCGGCTCGTCGCCGACCCGCGGGTCATCGGCGTGAAGGACGGCCACGGCGACATCGCGATGATGCAGGAGCTCGTCGCCGCCGCCACGGCGATCCGCCCCGACCTCCTCTTCTTCAACGGGCTCCTCACGGCCGAGGTGTCGCAGGCGGCCTACCGGGGCATCGGCGTGCCGCTCTACTCGTCGGCGGCCTTCGCGATGGCACCGGGTATCGCGACCGCGTTCTACGAGGCGTACCGAGCGGGCGACGAGCCGACGCGCCTCCGGATCCTGCGCGAGTTCTACCTGCCGCTGGTGCGACTGCGCGACGAGACGCCGGGCTTCGCCGTGTCGCTCGTCAAGGCCGGGCTGCGCCTGCAGGGCGTGCCGGTCGGCTCGGTGCGGCCTCCGCTGGCCGATCCGACCGACGAGCAGCTGGCGCGCCTCGGCACGATCCTCGAGGCGGGTGAACGGCTGGCGCAGGAGCTCGCCGACACACGCTCGGCCACCGCCGCGGCGCCTCGGGCCTGA
- a CDS encoding CG0192-related protein, protein MALIHRAELVPSKTELVDAWVKSRPWFRGEAGAPLDKVAAFRFDDPEGLVGIETLFVRAGDGPVLQVPLTYRDTPLVGAEGHLIGTLSHSVLGTRYVYDGLGDPASLVALVTAVLTGATQAEEHYEIDGVEVAREPNAVVRGGGSEAAARISVPEPEAVTVSDTASSSTATTPTLRVTVSRLPASEPLVRPAPPEATLVGSWEPEWAEVTLATVAV, encoded by the coding sequence ATGGCACTCATCCACCGGGCCGAACTCGTGCCCTCCAAGACAGAGCTCGTCGACGCGTGGGTCAAGAGCCGCCCGTGGTTCCGCGGCGAAGCGGGAGCACCCCTCGACAAGGTCGCGGCGTTCCGGTTCGACGACCCCGAGGGGCTCGTGGGCATCGAGACCCTCTTCGTGCGCGCCGGTGACGGGCCCGTGCTCCAGGTGCCCCTGACCTATCGCGACACTCCGCTCGTCGGCGCGGAGGGGCACCTCATCGGCACCCTCAGCCACTCCGTGCTCGGCACGCGCTATGTCTACGACGGCCTCGGCGATCCCGCCTCGCTGGTGGCGCTCGTGACAGCCGTTCTGACGGGTGCCACGCAGGCCGAAGAGCACTACGAGATCGACGGCGTCGAGGTGGCGCGCGAACCGAATGCCGTCGTGCGCGGTGGTGGGTCCGAGGCCGCGGCACGGATCTCGGTGCCGGAGCCCGAGGCCGTCACGGTGTCCGACACTGCGAGCTCCTCGACCGCGACGACGCCGACCCTGCGGGTGACGGTGTCGCGTCTGCCGGCGAGCGAACCCCTGGTCCGGCCCGCGCCGCCCGAGGCCACCCTCGTCGGCTCGTGGGAGCCGGAGTGGGCCGAGGTGACGCTCGCCACGGTCGCCGTCTAG
- a CDS encoding acyltransferase gives MSVEAPPASGAEPGAWRAAAGAPQPPRTGRLHELDLLRVITFCGVIAVHTISFTAPSTSTGAYALLMLLHCTRDVFFSLTAFLLARTALADPTRARRGARRRYLLVAVPYLAWSLIYVVVDSGEAGDPLRLLGTYAADVVMGTAEYHLYFLLVTLQLYAAMPWIVRQVKRFAGRPWPILLAALAVQGGIVAVAEYLPAQIAWMHDAEQQLLPTYLFSVVLGVVAATRERALLEWVRSRRAALAGLFGAGACATVAVFLAQRQAGLSPQNAAAALQPVTVLWSALAAVALLAVGAVWADHRRPASRASRAVAWASDRSFGVYLAHPLVLAGLLAGGWFVGHTGFPSRTAVAYVLVVAGAIGLVEVLRRSPLSLPLTGRPRIGPAAAHIGTPRTGWPFGERAWSRPGKRADAP, from the coding sequence GTGTCCGTCGAAGCTCCTCCCGCCTCCGGGGCGGAGCCCGGGGCGTGGCGAGCCGCGGCGGGTGCACCGCAGCCACCCCGCACCGGCCGCCTGCACGAGCTCGACCTGCTGCGCGTCATCACCTTCTGCGGCGTGATCGCCGTGCACACGATCTCGTTCACGGCCCCCTCGACCTCGACCGGCGCCTACGCGCTGCTCATGCTGCTGCACTGCACACGCGACGTGTTCTTCTCGCTGACCGCGTTCCTCCTGGCCCGCACCGCGCTCGCCGACCCGACACGAGCGCGGCGCGGAGCCCGCAGGCGCTACCTCCTTGTCGCGGTGCCGTACCTCGCCTGGTCGCTGATCTACGTGGTCGTCGACAGCGGCGAGGCGGGCGACCCGCTGCGGCTCCTGGGCACCTACGCCGCCGACGTCGTCATGGGCACGGCCGAGTACCACCTGTACTTCCTGCTCGTGACGCTGCAGCTGTACGCGGCGATGCCGTGGATCGTGCGTCAGGTGAAGCGCTTCGCCGGGCGGCCGTGGCCGATCCTGCTCGCAGCCCTCGCGGTGCAGGGAGGCATCGTCGCCGTCGCCGAGTACCTCCCGGCGCAGATCGCGTGGATGCACGACGCCGAGCAGCAGCTCCTGCCCACCTACCTCTTCTCGGTCGTGCTCGGCGTCGTCGCGGCGACGCGAGAGCGTGCCCTGCTCGAGTGGGTCCGCTCGAGGCGCGCCGCCCTGGCGGGGCTGTTCGGCGCAGGAGCATGCGCCACCGTCGCCGTCTTCCTCGCCCAGCGCCAGGCCGGTCTCTCCCCGCAGAACGCCGCCGCAGCCCTCCAGCCCGTCACGGTGCTCTGGAGCGCTCTCGCGGCCGTCGCCCTGCTCGCGGTCGGCGCCGTCTGGGCGGACCATCGCCGCCCGGCCTCGCGGGCATCTCGGGCGGTGGCCTGGGCCAGCGACCGGTCGTTCGGCGTCTACCTGGCGCACCCGCTCGTGCTCGCCGGGCTCCTCGCCGGTGGCTGGTTCGTCGGGCACACGGGGTTCCCGTCGCGCACCGCGGTGGCGTACGTGCTCGTCGTCGCGGGCGCCATCGGTCTCGTCGAGGTGCTGCGGCGCTCGCCGCTGAGTCTCCCGCTCACCGGGCGGCCGCGAATCGGGCCCGCCGCGGCGCATATCGGAACGCCCAGAACAGGCTGGCCGTTCGGTGAGCGCGCGTGGTCGCGGCCGGGGAAGCGGGCGGACGCACCCTAG